TTAGAGGCTGGGTATAATGGTGATGGACTTTATGCATCAATGGAGTTATGAATATCCACGACAAAGCACGATCTATCTTTCTGGGCATGTTTATGTTGGCATGGGTAAGATGAGCAAACAGCGCCGAAATACTCTGGTATAGGAATACAATCCAGATTGGCGCTCCAACTAATATTACGCCTAATATCGTAAAAACCATTCGGAACACGGCTTCGCCAGGATGGTGGCGGAGTCCGGTAGTGACATCAACCGTAGTATCGCTGTGATGAACCAGGTGAAATTTCCACATAAAAACGACTTTATGTTCAATCCAATGGATCAGATATGCCCCAAAGAAATCGAGAAGCATCACCCCAACAACTGCCTGAGCCCATAATGGCATTTCTACCCATTGCAGCACTCCAAATCCATTGTTGGTCACATAGTTGGATGACCATACTAAAAGCCCGGCAAAACCCAGCCCAATCACTACAAAAAATCCGTTCAGAACAAGGTTAATGGCTGCATGACGAACCTTTTTATATCCAAACTCAAAGAGAGGAAAAACACCTTCAATAATCCAGAATAGAAAAATTCCTCCTACCAACATCCTGGCTCTGAAAACAGTGGGTACATCTTCAAAAAATTCAATTAGTGGTTCCATAGAAATAAACGTTGATGATTAACTGCCATCCAAAGATGCTAAAACAGCAGATGATCTTCAAAACCAGATAATAAAAAAGCCCCTGCACAAAATTATGTACAAGGGCTCAAAGAGTTCTTTAGCTGACTCAGCGGTTAGTCATCGCCATCTAAAATATCTTGTATTCTCATTTGTGCGTCTTCGAGGTGCACACGGGTTGAACGGTCAAATCCGCCGCTTCTTAGTGCGCGATCGATATCACGATTCAGGATAGTTAGCTGATTTCGGACAATCGGACGAATATCAGACTGACTTACATCAACCTGAGTCCATCCAAGAAACTGTCTCCACTGAGCCGGAATATTTGGTAGCTCATCAGTCATCAGCGATTCCATCTGCTCGATGTAAGCACGCTGCAGATTTCTGCGGTGTACATCTATATTTTCGTTTGCACGGACTTCCGTAAAGATTCCATTCCTTAAGTCATCCATCATCTCGAAGGCTGTATAAACGTCACCAGAAGCGCGGCGCTCGAATTCAATCAGGCGAGCAATTCGCTGTGCATCAGCTACACTACCAAGAACATTTTCCTGATAATTTCTGAAGTTGTCGATTGCAGAAGCTTGATTTACGCGACTTAGAATTTCATCGCTAAAGGCCCATGTTGGTGAGCTAAATGCATGTTGTTGCAAAAATTCCATAGCATCACGCTGAGTGGCTTCATCAACTGGTTCGTAAACAGGTCCATCCTGCTCATACGTTTTATGGTTCTCATACACACCACCAATATTGCTGAGTGCATGCCCCATGTAACGATACCACTGGCTAAGTACATTACCATAAAGCTCATCGAGTTCTTCGAAGTTTGCTCCATCGCGTTCGGTCCATTCAATCAGGTTTTCAGTAATTACCTGAAGGTTCGCAAGACCAAGCTCGCCTGCTTCCATTGCATTGTTGGTTAGATCTTCGTTTTGAGAACGAGGGTCAATCTTGCTACCTGTTTGACGGCCATAGAAATAAACAGGGTCATCTGCTCTTTCCAGGGTCCATTCATTCAGTCTAGCTTGAATCTCTTCGTCACTCCAGTCATCCGGGAACCAGGTATAACCCCACTTGGTCACCCATTTGTCATATTCACCGACTGCAGGATAAAAATTGGTTACGCCATCGCCTGGTTGTGCAACATAGTTGAAACGTGCATAATCCATAATAGATGGAGCTGTACCATGAGTAGAAGTGAATTCAGGGTCACGAAGCTGATCGACTGAGTAGGCAAAACTTGAACCCCAGTTATGAGGGAACCCAAGTGTGTGTCCTACCTCATGCGCAGAAACAAAACGAATAAGTTCACCCATAATCTCATCGTCAAACTCTACACCACGTGCATCCGGATTGGCTGCTGCTGTCTGGATGAAGAACCAATTTCTGAGCAGATTCATAACATTATGATACCATCCAATGTCACTTTCCAAAATCTGTCCGCTCCTTGGGTCATGCACATGCGGACCGTAAGCATTTTGTATTGGAGAGGCAAAATATCGGATTACAGAATAACGAACATCTTCAGGACTGAACTCAGGATCTTCCTCTTTTGTAGGAGGTTCTTTACCAATAATAGCATTTTTGAAACCAGCCGCCTCAAAAGCTACCTGCCAGTCATCAACACCCTGAATAAGATATTCTCTCCATTTCTCAGGAGTTGCAGGATCAACATAATATATAATTGGGTTTTCTGGTTCTACCAGTTCGTCACTTTCTCCGTTCAACCAAGCTGTATAAGCTTCTTTGTCTTTCGGAACTAATTTCCAACGGGTAATATGCTGAATTTGCTTGGCTTTCTGAGCATTATCTGTGTACTTGGTTTTCTGTACACTGAAGAATCCAACTCGTTGATCATAATCCCTTGCCCGCATTTCTTCCTCAGGAAGAACAATCATACTGTG
The genomic region above belongs to Gracilimonas sp. and contains:
- a CDS encoding sterol desaturase family protein, whose translation is MEPLIEFFEDVPTVFRARMLVGGIFLFWIIEGVFPLFEFGYKKVRHAAINLVLNGFFVVIGLGFAGLLVWSSNYVTNNGFGVLQWVEMPLWAQAVVGVMLLDFFGAYLIHWIEHKVVFMWKFHLVHHSDTTVDVTTGLRHHPGEAVFRMVFTILGVILVGAPIWIVFLYQSISALFAHLTHANINMPRKIDRALSWIFITPLMHKVHHHYTQPLTDTNYGNIFAVWDRMFGTFAQVDEMTELKYGIDTHMDPAENDNLGNLLKIPFQSYRPPIGSKFGDEADISESDKD
- a CDS encoding zinc-dependent metalloprotease, with translation MNYGKVTINRFAVLLLSFTFVFAGCKTAEKAASSSERPSQGMRGGGPGGDDGMKKYSDVITKEAKTDEGLFDVHKVDDKYYYEIPDELLNREMLLVSRIAKTVDNLGYGGEKLNTQIVRWEKKQEKILLRHVSYENVASDTMPIYEAVRNSNFEPIIASFDIAALNEDSTGSVVEITSLFTDDIPSLGLDSGDRREYQVRRVDGNRTFIEHINSYPKNIEARNLITYDSNNPPSNSATGTISLELNHSMIVLPEEEMRARDYDQRVGFFSVQKTKYTDNAQKAKQIQHITRWKLVPKDKEAYTAWLNGESDELVEPENPIIYYVDPATPEKWREYLIQGVDDWQVAFEAAGFKNAIIGKEPPTKEEDPEFSPEDVRYSVIRYFASPIQNAYGPHVHDPRSGQILESDIGWYHNVMNLLRNWFFIQTAAANPDARGVEFDDEIMGELIRFVSAHEVGHTLGFPHNWGSSFAYSVDQLRDPEFTSTHGTAPSIMDYARFNYVAQPGDGVTNFYPAVGEYDKWVTKWGYTWFPDDWSDEEIQARLNEWTLERADDPVYFYGRQTGSKIDPRSQNEDLTNNAMEAGELGLANLQVITENLIEWTERDGANFEELDELYGNVLSQWYRYMGHALSNIGGVYENHKTYEQDGPVYEPVDEATQRDAMEFLQQHAFSSPTWAFSDEILSRVNQASAIDNFRNYQENVLGSVADAQRIARLIEFERRASGDVYTAFEMMDDLRNGIFTEVRANENIDVHRRNLQRAYIEQMESLMTDELPNIPAQWRQFLGWTQVDVSQSDIRPIVRNQLTILNRDIDRALRSGGFDRSTRVHLEDAQMRIQDILDGDD